The following are encoded together in the Neomonachus schauinslandi chromosome 15, ASM220157v2, whole genome shotgun sequence genome:
- the RASD1 gene encoding dexamethasone-induced Ras-related protein 1 isoform X1, with protein sequence MKLAAMIKKMCPSDSELSIPAKNCYRMVILGSSKVGKTAIVSRFLTGRFEDAYTPTIEDFHRKFYSIRGEVYQLDILDTSGNHPFPAMRRLSILTGDVFILVFSLDNRDSFEEVQRLKQQILDTKSCLKNKTKENVDVPLVICGNKGDRDFYREVEQREIEQLVGDDPQRCAYFEISAKKNSSLDQMFRALFAMAKLPSEMSPDLHRKVSVQYCDVLHKKALRNKKLLRAGSGGGDPGDAFGIVAPFARRPSVHSDLMYIREKASGGGQAKDKERCVIS encoded by the exons ATGAAACTGGCCGCGATGATCAAGAAGATGTGCCCGAGCGACTCGGAGCTGAGTATCCCGGCCAAGAACTGCTACCGCATGGTCATCCTCGGCTCGTCCAAGGTGGGCAAGACGGCCATCGTGTCGCGCTTCCTCACGGGCCGCTTCGAGGACGCCTACACGCCCACCATCGAGGACTTCCACCGCAAGTTCTACTCCATCCGCGGCGAGGTCTACCAGCTCGACATTCTCGACACGTCCGGCAACCACCCGTTCCCCGCCATGCGGCGCCTCTCCATCCTCACCG GAGACGTTTTCATCCTGGTGTTCAGCCTGGACAACCGCGACTCCTTCGAGGAGGTGCAGAGGCTCAAGCAGCAGATCCTGGACACCAAGTCTTGCCTCAAGAACAAAACCAAGGAGAACGTGGACGTGCCGCTGGTCATCTGCGGCAACAAGGGGGACCGGGACTTCTACCGCGAGGTGGAGCAGCGCGAGATCGAGCAGCTGGTGGGCGACGACCCCCAGCGCTGCGCCTACTTCGAGATCTCGGCCAAGAAGAACAGCAGCCTGGACCAGATGTTCCGGGCGCTCTTCGCCATGGCCAAGCTGCCCAGCGAGATGAGCCCGGACCTGCACCGCAAGGTGTCCGTGCAGTACTGCGACGTGCTGCACAAGAAGGCGCTGCGGAACAAGAAGCTGCTGCGAGCCGGCAGCGGCGGCGGGGACCCCGGCGACGCCTTCGGCATCGTGGCGCCCTTCGCGCGCCGGCCCAGCGTGCACAGCGACCTCATGTACATCCGCGAGAAGGCCAGCGGCGGCGGCCAGGCCAAGGACAAGGAGCGCTGCGTCATCAGCTag
- the RASD1 gene encoding dexamethasone-induced Ras-related protein 1 isoform X2 yields MKLAAMIKKMCPSDSELSIPAKNCYRMVILGSSKVGKTAIVSRFLTGRFEDAYTPTIEDFHRKFYSIRGEVYQLDILDTSGNHPFPAMRRLSILTDPGHQVLPQEQNQGERGRAAGHLRQQGGPGLLPRGGAARDRAAGGRRPPALRLLRDLGQEEQQPGPDVPGALRHGQAAQRDEPGPAPQGVRAVLRRAAQEGAAEQEAAASRQRRRGPRRRLRHRGALRAPAQRAQRPHVHPREGQRRRPGQGQGALRHQLGAPPPPPPTPPRAGDRT; encoded by the exons ATGAAACTGGCCGCGATGATCAAGAAGATGTGCCCGAGCGACTCGGAGCTGAGTATCCCGGCCAAGAACTGCTACCGCATGGTCATCCTCGGCTCGTCCAAGGTGGGCAAGACGGCCATCGTGTCGCGCTTCCTCACGGGCCGCTTCGAGGACGCCTACACGCCCACCATCGAGGACTTCCACCGCAAGTTCTACTCCATCCGCGGCGAGGTCTACCAGCTCGACATTCTCGACACGTCCGGCAACCACCCGTTCCCCGCCATGCGGCGCCTCTCCATCCTCACCG ATCCTGGACACCAAGTCTTGCCTCAAGAACAAAACCAAGGAGAACGTGGACGTGCCGCTGGTCATCTGCGGCAACAAGGGGGACCGGGACTTCTACCGCGAGGTGGAGCAGCGCGAGATCGAGCAGCTGGTGGGCGACGACCCCCAGCGCTGCGCCTACTTCGAGATCTCGGCCAAGAAGAACAGCAGCCTGGACCAGATGTTCCGGGCGCTCTTCGCCATGGCCAAGCTGCCCAGCGAGATGAGCCCGGACCTGCACCGCAAGGTGTCCGTGCAGTACTGCGACGTGCTGCACAAGAAGGCGCTGCGGAACAAGAAGCTGCTGCGAGCCGGCAGCGGCGGCGGGGACCCCGGCGACGCCTTCGGCATCGTGGCGCCCTTCGCGCGCCGGCCCAGCGTGCACAGCGACCTCATGTACATCCGCGAGAAGGCCAGCGGCGGCGGCCAGGCCAAGGACAAGGAGCGCTGCGTCATCAGCTaggagcgccccccccccccccccccacccccccccgcgcCGGCGACAGAACCTAA